A window of Hemibagrus wyckioides isolate EC202008001 linkage group LG03, SWU_Hwy_1.0, whole genome shotgun sequence contains these coding sequences:
- the kdm2aa gene encoding lysine (K)-specific demethylase 2Aa isoform X3 produces MEDPNPRYSKRLRSGTRRRYRDEGISDDEIEGKRTFDLEEKLYNDRFGSDRIKRMEGKDFTFEFIQRGGLRDPIIFERPDGLGIKMPGPDFTVNDVKMFVGSRRMIDVMDVATQKGTEMSMAQWRRYYETPPSQREKLYNVISLEFSHTKLENLVKRPATVDIIDWVDNMWPRHLKERQRDSTNSILDMQYPKVQKYCLMSVHGCYTDFHIDFGGTSVWYHILRGCKVFWLIPPTPQNLELYENWVLSGKQGDIFLGDKATECQRIELKQGYTFIIPSGWIHAVYTPVDTLVFGGNFLHSFNIPMQLNICNIEDRTRVPPKFRYPFFYEMCWYVLERYVYSLTNTSYLIPEFQKHSLGIGLKREFSSSEALNGHVKDEDDPPSPPTRPGMKVHMTPFELEGLWNLLGKLESLPSHKKCVPSGIHNAPALLHDMRALLKEHANDTPKLSYTGRPIVKWPKRPSWYQPPPPPAPVGRPKLATTPIIPRPTKPASAMSALRRRRVRCKRCEACLRPECGECNFCRDMKKFGGPGKLKQTCVLRQCLAPGLPLSAVCEICEEGNQDTGEELMECSNCAQIAHPGCLKVPGEGLVNKDLPSCWECPKCVMGKDTDSESSGSGDDLTTQEGSGGLRGEGGAWHGVGRPPSSLSHGSLRKQVAAPEQRLRKRNKLEASKSLKRKSSSLDPRVAKICRRQGMDSGSDDEDGEGRRRLSLHSRGAISARRGFGSSRRGLLRGSSHRGGRGSGMTTNSSSLKMRRGLGVRGERGGRVRLRGGSKMQRRRYETEDDDDDDDDDDEDDDEEEEEEDESEEERHMGRSEKEHRSRRRRRRGEDDDEDDDEDDESEEQDFDGEDEEMDDLDDGGEEDEDDEGENHSDSEPDPPVLLVSDLNDELLNGSYLTVTLQRPSKAKRDPGSIVPKLEAAMSPCTPGNADLLQRKSLHKFRQKNGSSVSTGNGLSQPKAGLASGRQTRHRSLNLDGRASPSSTSSRSSISPPPPPPLTSTTGSSPPSLLTHPSFRDVGNEPGCEKEVWVSVFRYLSRTELAVCMRVCKAWYKWCYDKRLWTRIDFSRCRSLSAQALSAIIKRQPVTLDLSWTPVSKKQITWLIHHLPGLKDLIMSGCSSSTLLGLSSQSLPCLRTLDLSWAESIKDSQLKDLITPSGSDNRNRLKGLLTLRLSGLDVSDSTLKLIIKHMPLLRRLDLSHCPVLTDQSISLLTAIGSNTRSTLREVTLTGCNKITDACLTYMKRLSALTLLDLRGCKGVTRHGCENFISDLSYCTFFCLTEDKLIQRIS; encoded by the exons ATGGAAGATCCAAATCCACGATACAGCAAACGACTG CGGTCAGGCACGCGGCGACGTTACCGTGACGAAGGGATCTCTGATGATGAGATTGAGGGGAAAAGGACCTTTGACCTGGAGGAGAAATTATACAATGATCGCTTTGGTTCTGATAGAATCAAACGCATGGAAGGAAAAG ATTTCACATTTGAATTCATCCAGAGAGGCGGGCTAAGAGATCCAATTATCTTTGAGCGACCAGATGGACTTGGAATCAA AATGCCAGGTCCAGACTTCACTGTGAACGATGTGAAGATGTTTGTGG GCAGTCGGCGAATGATTGATGTGATGGATGTGGCCACTCAGAAGGGCACAGAGATGTCTATGGCCCAGTGGAGGCGATACTACGAGACCCCGCCTTCCCAGAGAGAGAAGCTGTACAATGTCATCAGCTTGGAGTTTAGCCACACCAAACTGGAAAATTTAGTTAAGCGACCTGCAACG GTGGACATAATAGATTGGGTGGATAATATGTGGCCGCGACACTTAAAGGAAAGGCAGAGAGACTCCACCAACTCCATCCTTGACATGCAGTACCCTAAAGTGCAAAA aTACTGTCTGATGAGCGTGCATGGCTGTTACACAGACTTCCACATAGACTTTGGAGGCACGTCTGTGTGGTACCACATACTGCGAGGATGCAAG GTATTTTGGTTGATTCCTCCGACACCACAGAACCTGGAGCTCTATGAGAACTGGGTGTTGTCTGGAAAGCAAGGCGATATCTTCCTTGGAGACAAGGCCACAGAGTGTCAACGGATTGAGCTCAAGCAGGGCTACACGTTTATTATCCCGTCAG GCTGGATTCATGCAGTGTATACTCCTGTGGACACACTTGTGTTTGGTGGAAATTTCCTACACAGTTTTAACATCCCCATGCAGCTTAATATCTGCAACATTGAGGACAGGACACGG GTGCCCCCTAAATTTCGCTACCCGTTTTTTTATGAGATGTGTTGGTATGTCCTGGAACGGTATGTGTACAGTCTGACCAACACCTCCTACCTCATCCCTGAGTTTCAGAAACACTCTCTAGGCATCG gcctTAAGCGAGAATTTTCCAGTTCTGAAGCCTTGAATGGTCATGTAAAGGATGAAGACGATCCTCCCTCGCCTCCAACTCGGCCAGGGATGAAGGTTCACATGACTCCTTTTGAGCTGGAGGGTTTATGGAATTTGCTCGGAAAACTAGAATCTCTTCCCTCACACAAAAAGTGTGTCCCTTCAGGAATACACAATGCACCTGCTCTGCTCCATGACATGCGG GCATTACTTAAAGAACATGCTAATGATACCCCTAAACTTTCATACACTGGAAGACCCATTGTAAAATGGCCAAAGAGG CCATCCTGGTACCAGCCTCCCCCACCCCCTGCCCCTGTAGGTCGTCCCAAATTAGCCACCACTCCAATCATCCCTCGTCCAACGAAGCCAGCCTCCGCAATGTCAGCGCTTCGGCGGCGGCGTGTGCGCTGTAAGCGTTGTGAGGCATGTCTGAGGCCAGAATGTGGAGAGTGCAATTTCTGCAGAGATATGAAGAAGTTTGGTGGCCCTGGCAAACTGAAACAGACTTGTGTCCTCCGTCAGTGTCTTGCT CCTGGCTTGCCTCTCTCTGCTGTATGTGAAATTTGTGAAGAAGGGAACCAGGATACTGGAGAAGAACTCATGGAATGCTCCAATTGCGCACAGATTGCCCATCCTGGCTGCTTAAAG GTGCCAGGTGAGGGTTTAGTTAACAAAGATCTGCCCAGTTGCTGGGAATGTCCCAAATGCGTCATGGGAAAAGACACAGACTCGGAG TCATCGGGCAGCGGTGATGACCTCACGACTCAGGAGGGGTCGGGGGGGCTGAGGGGCGAGGGCGGGGCGTGGCACGGGGTCGGGCGGCCCCCTTCCTCTCTGTCACATGGGTCGCTACGGAAACAAGTGGCGGCCCCAGAGCAGCGGCTCAGGAAGAGG AACAAATTGGAAGCAAGCAAATCGCTT AAACGCAAGTCATCTTCACTGGATCCTCGCGTGGCTAAGATCTGTCGTAGACAAGGGATGGATTCGGGCAGTGACGACGAGGATGGAGAAGGAAGAAGACGACTCTCGCTCCACTCAAGGGGTGCAATATCTGCTCGCCGTGGATTTGGGTCCAGTAGACGGGGACTTTTGAGAGGCTCATCACATCGAGGGGGCAGAGGGAGTGGCATGACCACAAATTCCTCCTCCCTGAAAATGAGGCGGGGACTTGGTGTAAGGGGTGAGCGGGGTGGTCGTGTTCGTTTACGAGGGGGGTCCAAAATGCAACGGCGGCGTTATGAAACTGAggatgacgacgatgatgacgacgacgatgatgaggatgacgatgaggaggaggaggaagaagatgaaAGTGAAGAAGAAAGGCACATGGGCAGGTCTGAAAAGGAGCATCGTTCACGGCGACGTCGGCGCAGAGGTGAAGACGATGACGAAGACgacgatgaggatgatgaaaGTGAAGAACAAGACTTTGATGGAGAGGATGAAGAGATGGATGACCTGGATGATGGAGGggaggaagatgaggatgatgagggtgaGAACCATTCAGACTCAGAACCTGACCCTCCTGTTTTGCTTGTGTCCGACTTAAATGATGAACTGTTAAATGGTTCTTATCTGACTGTCACGTTGCAGCGCCCATCAAAGGCCAAACGTGATCCTGGGTCTATTGTACCAAAACTGGAGGCAGCCATGTCTCCCTGCACTCCTGGCAATGCTGATTTACTCCAGCGCAAATCCCTTCACAAATTTCGCCAGAAAAACGGCAGCTCTGTCTCCACTGGAAATGGTCTCTCACAACCCAAAGCCGGTCTAGCATCAGGCCGTCAAACACGCCACAGGAGTTTGAACCTTGATGGTAGAGCATCaccttcctccacctcctctcgcTCTTccatttctcctcctcctcctccccccctGACATCCACTACTGGCTCGTCCCCTCCTTCCCTCCTCACTCATCCTTCATTCCGTGATGTAGGGAACGAGCCAGGGTGCgagaaggaggtgtgggtgTCGGTGTTTCGCTACCTGAGCCGAACAGAACTGGCTGTGTGCATGAGGGTTTGCAAAGCCTGGTATAAATG GTGTTATGATAAGCGTTTGTGGACTCGAATAGATTTCAGTAGATGTCGCTCCCTCAGTGCTCAGGCTCTGTCAGCTATTATTAAACGCCAACCTGTCACACTTGACCTGTCCTGGACACCTGTTTCCAAAAAACAGATCACCTGGCTTATCCACCATCTCCCAG GACTGAAGGATCTGATCATGTCGGGCTGTTCTTCATCAACTCTTTTGGGCTTGAGTTCTCAGAGCCTTCCATGTCTCCGCACGCTGGACCTGTCCTGGGCTGAGAGCATCAAAGACTCTCAGCTCAAAGACCTCATCACGCCATCAG GTAGTGATAATCGCAACAGGCTTAAAGGCTTGTTAACATTGCGGCTATCTGGTCTGGATGTGAGTGACTCGACGCTGAAGCTGATAATTAAACACATGCCGTTGCTGCGGAGGTTAGACCTGTCGCATTGCCCTGTCCTTACAGACCAGTCCATCAGCCTGCTTACAGCTATTGGCTCTAACACACGCAGCACTCTCAGAGAGGTCACCCTCACAG GTTGTAATAAGATTACAGACGCGTGCCTGACTTATATGAAGCGCCTCTCAGCTCTAACTCTCCTGGACCTGCGGGGCTGTAAGGGTGTCACACGACATGGCTGTGAAAACTTCATTTCTGACCTTTCCTACTGCACCTTTTTCTGTCTGACTGAGGATAAACTCATCCAGAGGATATcttaa
- the kdm2aa gene encoding lysine (K)-specific demethylase 2Aa isoform X4, whose protein sequence is MEDRVERLTLVDGGVLRKRGRKRKRKKEDEDVTLKRSGTRRRYRDEGISDDEIEGKRTFDLEEKLYNDRFGSDRIKRMEGKDFTFEFIQRGGLRDPIIFERPDGLGIKMPGPDFTVNDVKMFVGSRRMIDVMDVATQKGTEMSMAQWRRYYETPPSQREKLYNVISLEFSHTKLENLVKRPATVDIIDWVDNMWPRHLKERQRDSTNSILDMQYPKVQKYCLMSVHGCYTDFHIDFGGTSVWYHILRGCKVFWLIPPTPQNLELYENWVLSGKQGDIFLGDKATECQRIELKQGYTFIIPSGWIHAVYTPVDTLVFGGNFLHSFNIPMQLNICNIEDRTRVPPKFRYPFFYEMCWYVLERYVYSLTNTSYLIPEFQKHSLGIGLKREFSSSEALNGHVKDEDDPPSPPTRPGMKVHMTPFELEGLWNLLGKLESLPSHKKCVPSGIHNAPALLHDMRALLKEHANDTPKLSYTGRPIVKWPKRPSWYQPPPPPAPVGRPKLATTPIIPRPTKPASAMSALRRRRVRCKRCEACLRPECGECNFCRDMKKFGGPGKLKQTCVLRQCLAPGLPLSAVCEICEEGNQDTGEELMECSNCAQIAHPGCLKVPGEGLVNKDLPSCWECPKCVMGKDTDSENKLEASKSLKRKSSSLDPRVAKICRRQGMDSGSDDEDGEGRRRLSLHSRGAISARRGFGSSRRGLLRGSSHRGGRGSGMTTNSSSLKMRRGLGVRGERGGRVRLRGGSKMQRRRYETEDDDDDDDDDDEDDDEEEEEEDESEEERHMGRSEKEHRSRRRRRRGEDDDEDDDEDDESEEQDFDGEDEEMDDLDDGGEEDEDDEGENHSDSEPDPPVLLVSDLNDELLNGSYLTVTLQRPSKAKRDPGSIVPKLEAAMSPCTPGNADLLQRKSLHKFRQKNGSSVSTGNGLSQPKAGLASGRQTRHRSLNLDGRASPSSTSSRSSISPPPPPPLTSTTGSSPPSLLTHPSFRDVGNEPGCEKEVWVSVFRYLSRTELAVCMRVCKAWYKWCYDKRLWTRIDFSRCRSLSAQALSAIIKRQPVTLDLSWTPVSKKQITWLIHHLPGLKDLIMSGCSSSTLLGLSSQSLPCLRTLDLSWAESIKDSQLKDLITPSGSDNRNRLKGLLTLRLSGLDVSDSTLKLIIKHMPLLRRLDLSHCPVLTDQSISLLTAIGSNTRSTLREVTLTGCNKITDACLTYMKRLSALTLLDLRGCKGVTRHGCENFISDLSYCTFFCLTEDKLIQRIS, encoded by the exons atggaggaCAGAGTGGAAAGACTTACCCTTGTGGATGGTGGTGTGTTGAGGAAGcgagggaggaagaggaagcgAAAGAAAGAGGACGAAGATGTGACACTGAAG CGGTCAGGCACGCGGCGACGTTACCGTGACGAAGGGATCTCTGATGATGAGATTGAGGGGAAAAGGACCTTTGACCTGGAGGAGAAATTATACAATGATCGCTTTGGTTCTGATAGAATCAAACGCATGGAAGGAAAAG ATTTCACATTTGAATTCATCCAGAGAGGCGGGCTAAGAGATCCAATTATCTTTGAGCGACCAGATGGACTTGGAATCAA AATGCCAGGTCCAGACTTCACTGTGAACGATGTGAAGATGTTTGTGG GCAGTCGGCGAATGATTGATGTGATGGATGTGGCCACTCAGAAGGGCACAGAGATGTCTATGGCCCAGTGGAGGCGATACTACGAGACCCCGCCTTCCCAGAGAGAGAAGCTGTACAATGTCATCAGCTTGGAGTTTAGCCACACCAAACTGGAAAATTTAGTTAAGCGACCTGCAACG GTGGACATAATAGATTGGGTGGATAATATGTGGCCGCGACACTTAAAGGAAAGGCAGAGAGACTCCACCAACTCCATCCTTGACATGCAGTACCCTAAAGTGCAAAA aTACTGTCTGATGAGCGTGCATGGCTGTTACACAGACTTCCACATAGACTTTGGAGGCACGTCTGTGTGGTACCACATACTGCGAGGATGCAAG GTATTTTGGTTGATTCCTCCGACACCACAGAACCTGGAGCTCTATGAGAACTGGGTGTTGTCTGGAAAGCAAGGCGATATCTTCCTTGGAGACAAGGCCACAGAGTGTCAACGGATTGAGCTCAAGCAGGGCTACACGTTTATTATCCCGTCAG GCTGGATTCATGCAGTGTATACTCCTGTGGACACACTTGTGTTTGGTGGAAATTTCCTACACAGTTTTAACATCCCCATGCAGCTTAATATCTGCAACATTGAGGACAGGACACGG GTGCCCCCTAAATTTCGCTACCCGTTTTTTTATGAGATGTGTTGGTATGTCCTGGAACGGTATGTGTACAGTCTGACCAACACCTCCTACCTCATCCCTGAGTTTCAGAAACACTCTCTAGGCATCG gcctTAAGCGAGAATTTTCCAGTTCTGAAGCCTTGAATGGTCATGTAAAGGATGAAGACGATCCTCCCTCGCCTCCAACTCGGCCAGGGATGAAGGTTCACATGACTCCTTTTGAGCTGGAGGGTTTATGGAATTTGCTCGGAAAACTAGAATCTCTTCCCTCACACAAAAAGTGTGTCCCTTCAGGAATACACAATGCACCTGCTCTGCTCCATGACATGCGG GCATTACTTAAAGAACATGCTAATGATACCCCTAAACTTTCATACACTGGAAGACCCATTGTAAAATGGCCAAAGAGG CCATCCTGGTACCAGCCTCCCCCACCCCCTGCCCCTGTAGGTCGTCCCAAATTAGCCACCACTCCAATCATCCCTCGTCCAACGAAGCCAGCCTCCGCAATGTCAGCGCTTCGGCGGCGGCGTGTGCGCTGTAAGCGTTGTGAGGCATGTCTGAGGCCAGAATGTGGAGAGTGCAATTTCTGCAGAGATATGAAGAAGTTTGGTGGCCCTGGCAAACTGAAACAGACTTGTGTCCTCCGTCAGTGTCTTGCT CCTGGCTTGCCTCTCTCTGCTGTATGTGAAATTTGTGAAGAAGGGAACCAGGATACTGGAGAAGAACTCATGGAATGCTCCAATTGCGCACAGATTGCCCATCCTGGCTGCTTAAAG GTGCCAGGTGAGGGTTTAGTTAACAAAGATCTGCCCAGTTGCTGGGAATGTCCCAAATGCGTCATGGGAAAAGACACAGACTCGGAG AACAAATTGGAAGCAAGCAAATCGCTT AAACGCAAGTCATCTTCACTGGATCCTCGCGTGGCTAAGATCTGTCGTAGACAAGGGATGGATTCGGGCAGTGACGACGAGGATGGAGAAGGAAGAAGACGACTCTCGCTCCACTCAAGGGGTGCAATATCTGCTCGCCGTGGATTTGGGTCCAGTAGACGGGGACTTTTGAGAGGCTCATCACATCGAGGGGGCAGAGGGAGTGGCATGACCACAAATTCCTCCTCCCTGAAAATGAGGCGGGGACTTGGTGTAAGGGGTGAGCGGGGTGGTCGTGTTCGTTTACGAGGGGGGTCCAAAATGCAACGGCGGCGTTATGAAACTGAggatgacgacgatgatgacgacgacgatgatgaggatgacgatgaggaggaggaggaagaagatgaaAGTGAAGAAGAAAGGCACATGGGCAGGTCTGAAAAGGAGCATCGTTCACGGCGACGTCGGCGCAGAGGTGAAGACGATGACGAAGACgacgatgaggatgatgaaaGTGAAGAACAAGACTTTGATGGAGAGGATGAAGAGATGGATGACCTGGATGATGGAGGggaggaagatgaggatgatgagggtgaGAACCATTCAGACTCAGAACCTGACCCTCCTGTTTTGCTTGTGTCCGACTTAAATGATGAACTGTTAAATGGTTCTTATCTGACTGTCACGTTGCAGCGCCCATCAAAGGCCAAACGTGATCCTGGGTCTATTGTACCAAAACTGGAGGCAGCCATGTCTCCCTGCACTCCTGGCAATGCTGATTTACTCCAGCGCAAATCCCTTCACAAATTTCGCCAGAAAAACGGCAGCTCTGTCTCCACTGGAAATGGTCTCTCACAACCCAAAGCCGGTCTAGCATCAGGCCGTCAAACACGCCACAGGAGTTTGAACCTTGATGGTAGAGCATCaccttcctccacctcctctcgcTCTTccatttctcctcctcctcctccccccctGACATCCACTACTGGCTCGTCCCCTCCTTCCCTCCTCACTCATCCTTCATTCCGTGATGTAGGGAACGAGCCAGGGTGCgagaaggaggtgtgggtgTCGGTGTTTCGCTACCTGAGCCGAACAGAACTGGCTGTGTGCATGAGGGTTTGCAAAGCCTGGTATAAATG GTGTTATGATAAGCGTTTGTGGACTCGAATAGATTTCAGTAGATGTCGCTCCCTCAGTGCTCAGGCTCTGTCAGCTATTATTAAACGCCAACCTGTCACACTTGACCTGTCCTGGACACCTGTTTCCAAAAAACAGATCACCTGGCTTATCCACCATCTCCCAG GACTGAAGGATCTGATCATGTCGGGCTGTTCTTCATCAACTCTTTTGGGCTTGAGTTCTCAGAGCCTTCCATGTCTCCGCACGCTGGACCTGTCCTGGGCTGAGAGCATCAAAGACTCTCAGCTCAAAGACCTCATCACGCCATCAG GTAGTGATAATCGCAACAGGCTTAAAGGCTTGTTAACATTGCGGCTATCTGGTCTGGATGTGAGTGACTCGACGCTGAAGCTGATAATTAAACACATGCCGTTGCTGCGGAGGTTAGACCTGTCGCATTGCCCTGTCCTTACAGACCAGTCCATCAGCCTGCTTACAGCTATTGGCTCTAACACACGCAGCACTCTCAGAGAGGTCACCCTCACAG GTTGTAATAAGATTACAGACGCGTGCCTGACTTATATGAAGCGCCTCTCAGCTCTAACTCTCCTGGACCTGCGGGGCTGTAAGGGTGTCACACGACATGGCTGTGAAAACTTCATTTCTGACCTTTCCTACTGCACCTTTTTCTGTCTGACTGAGGATAAACTCATCCAGAGGATATcttaa